A portion of the Callithrix jacchus isolate 240 chromosome 13, calJac240_pri, whole genome shotgun sequence genome contains these proteins:
- the EXTL3 gene encoding exostosin-like 3 — protein sequence MTGYTMLRNGGAGNGGQTCMLRWSNRIRLTWLSFTLFIILVFFPLIAHYYLTTLDEADEAGKRIFGPRVGNELCEVKHVLDLCRIRESVSEELLQLEAKRQELNSEIAKLNLKIEACKKSIENAKQDLLQLKNVISQTEHSYKELMAQNQPKLSLPIRLLPEKDDTGLPPPKATRGCRLHNCLDYSRCPLTSGFPVYVYDSDQFVFGSYLDPLVKQAFQATARANVYVTENADIACLYVVLVGEMQEPVVLRPAELEKHLYSLPHWRTDGHNHVIINLSRKSDTQNLLYNVSTGRAMVAQSTFYAVQYRPGFDLVVSPLVHAMSEPNFMEIPPQVPVKRKYLFTFQGEKIESLRSSLQEARSFEEEMEGDPPADYDDRIIATLKAVQDSKLDQVLVEFTCKNQPKPSLPTEWALCGEREDRLELLKLSTFALIITPGDPRLIISSGCATRLFEALEVGAVPVVLGEQVQLPYQDMLQWNEAALVVPKPRVTEVHFLLRSLSDSDLLAMRRQGRFLWETYFSTADSIFNTVLAMIRTRIQIPAAPIREEAAAEIPHRSGKAAGTDPNMADNGDLDLGPVETEPPYASPRYLRNFTLTVTDFYRSWNSAPGPFHLFPHTPFDPVLPSEAKFLGSGTGFRPIGGGAGGSGKEFQAALGGNVPREQFTVVMLTYEREEVLMNSLERLNGLPYLNKVVVVWNSPKLPSEDLLWPDIGVPIMVVRTEKNSLNNRFLPWNEIETEAILSIDDDAHLRHDEIMFGFRVWREARDRIVGFPGRYHAWDIPHQSWLYNSNYSCELSMVLTGAAFFHKYYAYLYSYVMPQAIRDMVDEYINCEDIAMNFLVSHITRKPPIKVTSRWTFRCPGCPQALSHDDSHFHERHKCINFFVKVYGYMPLLYTQFRVDSVLFKTRLPHDKTKCFKFI from the exons ATGACGGGCTATACCATGCTGCGGAATGGGGGTGCGGGGAACGGAGGTCAGACCTGCATGCTGCGCTGGTCCAACCGCATCCGCCTCACGTGGCTCAGCTTCACGCTCTTCATCATCCTGGTGTTCTTCCCGCTCATCGCCCACTATTACCTCACCACTCTGGATGAGGCCGACGAGGCTGGCAAGCGGATTTTTGGCCCCCGGGTAGGAAACGAGCTGTGTGAGGTGAAGCACGTGCTGGATCTGTGCCGCATCCGCGAGTCGGTGAGCGAAGAGCTCCTGCAGCTGGAGGCCAAGCGCCAAGAGCTGAACAGTGAGATCGCCAAGCTGAATCTGAAGATCGAAGCCTGTAAGAAGAGCATCGAGAACGCCAAGCAGGACCTGCTGCAGCTGAAGAATGTTATTAGCCAGACCGAGCATTCCTACAAGGAGCTCATGGCCCAGAACCAGCCCAAGCTGTCCCTACCCATCCGACTGCTCCCGGAGAAAGACGACACCGGCCTCCCTCCCCCGAAGGCCACCCGGGGCTGCCGGCTGCACAACTGCTTGGATTATTCCCGTTGCCCTCTTACCTCTGGCTTCCCAGTCTACGTCTATGACAGTGACCAGTTTGTCTTTGGCAGCTACCTGGATCCCTTGGTCAAGCAGGCTTTTCAGGCGACAGCACGAGCTAACGTGTATGTTACAGAAAACGCAGACATTGCCTGCCTTTACGTGGTCCTGGTGGGAGAGATGCAGGAGCCAGTGGTGCTGCGGCCTGCCGAGCTGGAGAAGCACTTGTATTCCCTGCCGCACTGGCGGACGGATGGACACAACCATGTCATCATCAATCTGTCACGTAAGTCAGATACACAGAACCTCCTGTATAATGTCAGTACCGGCCGCGCCATGGTAGCCCAGTCCACCTTCTACGCTGTCCAGTACAGACCTGGCTTTGACTTGGTCGTGTCGCCACTGGTCCATGCCATGTCTGAGCCCAACTTCATGGAAATCCCACCGCAGGTGCCGGTGAAGCGGAAATACCTTTTCACCTTCCAGGGGGAGAAGATTGAGTCTCTGAGGTCTAGCCTTCAGGAGGCCCGCTCCTTCGAAGAGGAAATGGAAGGCGACCCTCCTGCCGACTACGATGACCGCATCATTGCCACCCTGAAGGCAGTGCAGGACAGCAAGCTAGATCAGGTCCTGGTGGAATTCACCTGTAAAAACCAGCCCAAACCCAGCCTGCCGACTGAGTGGGCGCTGTGTGGGGAGCGGGAGGACCGCTTGGAATTGCTGAAGCTCTCAACCTTCGCCCTCATCATCACCCCTGGGGACCCTCGCTTGATTATTTCCTCTGGGTGTGCCACGAGGCTCTTTGAAGCCCTGGAAGTCGGTGCCGTCCCAGTGGTGCTGGGGGAGCAGGTCCAGCTTCCATACCAGGACATGCTGCAGTGGAACGAGGCGGCCCTGGTGGTGCCCAAGCCTCGCGTTACCGAGGTTCATTTCCTGCTCAGAAGCCTCTCAGATAGTGACCTCCTGGCTATGAGGCGGCAAGGCCGCTTTCTCTGGGAGACTTACTTCTCCACCGCTGACAGTATCTTTAATACTGTGCTGGCTATGATTAGGACTCGCATCCAGATCCCAGCTGCTCCCATTCGGGAAGAGGCAGCAGCTGAGATCCCCCACCGTTCAGGCAAGGCGGCTGGAACCGACCCCAACATGGCAGACAATGGGGACCTGGACCTGGGGCCGGTGGAGACGGAGCCGCCCTATGCCTCTCCCAGATACCTCCGCAACTTCACGCTGACTGTCACTGACTTTTACCGCAGCTGGAACTCCGCCCCAGGGCCTTTCCATCTTTTCCCCCACACTCCCTTTGACCCTGTGTTGCCCTCAGAGGCcaaattcttgggctcagggACTGGATTTCGGCCTATTGGCGGCGGAGCAGGGGGTTCTGGCAAGGAGTTTCAGGCTGCCCTTGGAGGCAATGTTCCCCGAGAGCAGTTCACGGTGGTGATGTTGACTTACGAGCGGGAGGAAGTGCTTATGAACTCTTTAGAGAGGCTGAACGGCCTCCCTTACCTGAAcaaggtggtggtggtgtggaATTCTCCCAAGCTACCATCAGAGGACCTTTTGTGGCCTGACATTGGCGTCCCCATCATG GTGGTCCGCACTGAGAAGAACAGTTTGAACAACCGATTCTTACCCTGGAACGAAATTGAGACCGAGGCCATCCTGTCCATCGATGATGATGCTCACCTCCGCCATGACGAAATCATGTTTGGCTTTCG GGTGTGGAGAGAAGCTCGGGACCGCATTGTGGGCTTCCCTGGCCGTTACCACGCTTGGGACATCCCCCATCAGTCCTGGCTCTACAACTCCAACTACTCCTGTGAGCTGTCCATGGTGCTGACAGGTGCTGCCTTCTTTCACAAG TATTACGCCTACCTGTATTCTTATGTGATGCCCCAGGCCATCCGGGACATGGTGGATGAATACATCAACTGTGAGGACATTGCCATGAACTTTCTTGTCTCCCACATCACTCGGAAGCCCCCCATCAAG GTGACCTCACGGTGGACATTCCGATGCCCAGGATGCCCTCAGGCCCTGTCACATGATGACTCCCACTTCCATGAGCGGCACAAGTGCATCAACTTCTTTGTGAAGGTGTACGGCTACATGCCCCTCCTGTATACGCAGTTCAGGGTGGACTCTGTGCTCTTCAAGACGCGCCTGCCCCATGACAAGACCAAGTGCTTCAAGTTCATCTAG